The window GTCGCCAGTACGGTCGGTTCCCGGCGGAGAAGTTCGCCGAGGCCGTGGGCGCTCGCGCCCGCACCGGCCGCTTCATCCCGGGCACGCTGACGAATCCCAAGTACGACGGCTACATCGAACCCGACGTGCTCGTCGTCACTGACCCGATCGGCGACGCCCAGGCCGTCAAGGAAGCGATCACGGTGGGTATCCCGGTCATCGCGATGTGTGACTCGAACAACCAGGTCAGCAACGTCGACCTGGTCGTTCCCACGAACAACAAGGGTCGCAAGGCCCTCTCGGTCGTCTACTGGCTGCTCGCGAACGAGGTCCTCGACCGCCGCGGCGCGGAGCCGTCCTACTCCCTCGAGGACTTCGAGAGCGGAGTCTAATCCGTTCAGTTCGCCGTTTATCGTCCTGTTTCGATCCGTTCGTCCGTTCGTCCGTTCGTTTCCGTTTCTGCTAGCCCACCAGCCGTCGGTATCTGCTGTAACGGCCGGTTACGGCGACGCTCGAGTCTTCTGAGCCGAACCCGAACCCGAACTCGAGCCGGGACGTCCGGCTCCCGCTCGAGGGCGAAGGGAAGGAGTTACCTTGGGTCCGGAGAAAGGTCCGGCACGAGTACGATGATCGACAACGTCTTCGAGTTCGAAGAGGAGAAGATTCCGCCGGTAGTCCTGCTCGCGGCGGCGGCGCTGATCGGGATCTTCGCGCTCGGAATCCCGTATCGAGTGCTCGTGGGGCTGGTCTGAAGGGGCCGTTTTCCGCTACCCGTTCTTTTCCGTTTCGCTCCCGATTACTCCGCGTTCACCGCGAGTCGTCCGCTACCAGCGACTCGATCAGTTCCGCGGCCTCGACGGCCGTCCCGCCGAAGACGTAGGTCGCGGGTTCGATCCCGAACGCGCCGCGGTGGTAGGCGACGGGCGGTACGGTCCCGCGCTCGGCGAACCGCTCCCGGAGGTGGTCGCCCCGGTCCTCGTAGTCGGCGTCGAACTCGAGCGGTTCGATCCCCGCTTCCCTGGCCCGCTCGAGCAGGGCGTCGTCGGTGGCGACGTTGATCGCGCCGCGGACGTCGGGATCGACGGCGTTTGCCGCGAGTACCGCGGTGGCGACGTGTTTCGACGCGCCGAATTCCGGATTTGCGGGGATCTCGATCCGGCCGCCCATCGCGTAGATCCGGCCGGGGACGGCGGCTACGTCGGTTTCGTCGTCGGGGTCGGGCAGGGCCATGCCCACGTTGGTGCCCACGTTAGGGATGTAGTCGGCCATCCGGGGGATCGAGGCGAGGGTCCGCGCGGCCGTCCGGACGTTCGCGAGGACGTCGCGTTCGGCCCGGACGTCCGGGTCGAGCCCGCGGACGCAGAGGTCACAGCCCAGGCCCCGGAGTTCGGGCATCTCCTCCTCGTGGATCTCACAGACCGGGCCGCGGTCCTCGAGGGTGCGTACGAGCGCGAGGAGTTCGGCGAGCGCGTCGTAGCCGTCCATCTCGCCGCCGGCGAGGCCGTCGGCGATACGGTCGACGGTCGCGACGGTTTCGGGGTGGTTCCGGAAGCGGTCGTCGCCGCCGCCCTCGCCGCTGACGTACTTGCTGACGGCGGCCTGGGTGACGCCGAGTTCGGCGGCGATCTCCTGTTGGGTCATCCCGCGGTCGGCCAGCCGGGTCGCCAGCATCGCACGCACCGTCGGCAGGAATCGGTCGACGACGATCTCGCTCGGCAGGACAAGCGACATGGTTTGGTTCGTCGGAGGTTCGGACGGCGGTGGCTTAAGTCCGGCTACAGGCCCACCGGCTCCCGAAGCACCCGGGGCCGGATCCGGCCCGCTGCGAGAGGATAGCTATTAACCGTCGTCGTGCGAACGCCCGCCTATGGCAGTCTCGAGCGCCCCCGGCAAGGTCTATCTCTTCGGGGAGCACGCAGTCGTCTACGGCGAGCCAGCCGTCCCGTGTGCCATCGAGGTACGGGCGCGGGTCGGCGTCGAGCAGCGATCGGACAGCAAACTCCGGGTCCACGCGGAGGACCTGAGCCTGGACGGGTTCACGGTGGAGTACGGGGGTCCCGCCGACGGGCGGCCCGACATCGACGCGTCGGAATCGCTGGTCAGCGCGGCGATGGGCTACGTCGACGAGGCGATCCAGCAGGTCCGGGACGTGACCGGGGAGGACGACGTCGGCTTCGACGTGACCATCGAGAGCGACATCCCCCTGGGTGCCGGGCTGGGATCGTCGGCGGCGGTCGTCGTCGCCGCCATCGACGCCGCGGCCCGCGAACTCGACGTTACCCTCGAGATCGACGAACTCGCCGAGCGGGCCTACCGAACCGAGTACGAGGTCCAGGACGGCCAGGCCTCCCGGGCGGACACGTTCTGCTCGGCGACCGGGGGCGCGGTCAGGGTCGAGGGCGACGACTGTCGCTCGATCGACGCGCCGGACCTGCCGATCGTGATCGGCTTCGACGGCGGCGCGGGCGACACCGGCGAACTCGTCGCCGGGGTCCGGAACTTGCGCGAGGAGTACGAGTTCGCTGCCGACACAGTCGAAGCGATCGGCGACGTGGTCCGGCAGGGCGAGCAGGCGCTTGCCGACGGCGACGTCGCGGAAATCGGCCGACTGATGGACTTCAACCACGGCCTGCTGTCGGCACTCGGGGTCTCCTCCCGGTCGCTCGACTCGATGGTCTGGGCGGCCCGGGACGCCGACGCCTACGGCGCGAAGCTGACCGGCGCGGGCGGGGGCGGCTGTATCGTCGCCCTCGATCCGACCGAGGAGACCGAGACCGCGCTGTCCTTTACCCCCGGCTGCGAGGAGGCGTTCCGCGCGGAACTCGCCGAGGAGGGGGTGAAGCGGCTCGAATGATCGTCCTCAAACTCGGCGGAAGCGTCATCACCGAGAAGGATCGCGCGGAGACGCTGGACGGCGACGCCCTCGAGCGGGCGGCAGACGCGATCGAGACGGCGCTTGCGGACGACGAAGACGAGGACGAAAGGCTCGTGATCGTCCACGGCGGCGGGAGCTTCGGCCACCACAACGCGAGCGAACACGGCGTTACCACGACCGAAGGGACCCACGAGGCCGGAGCCGTGATGGACATCCACGGCGCGATGGGGACGCTGAACCGCTTCGTCCTCGGTCGGCTCCACGAGCGGGACCTCGAGGCGGTACCGGTTCACCCGCTCTCGACGGCCTCCCGCGACGACGACGGCGACCTCGACCTGCCGACGACGCAGGTCCGAACGCTGCTCGGGGAGGGGTTCGTGCCCGTCCTCCACGGCGACGTGATCGCTCACGCCGGAACGGGTGCGACGATCGTCAGCGGCGACGAACTCGTGGTCGACCTCGCCCGCCAACTGGGGGCCGACCGGATCGGCCTCTGTTCGACGGTACCGGGCGTCCTCGACGGGAACGACGAGGTGATCGACGAGATCGTGGCGTTCGAGGACGCGGCGGACGTGTTAGGGGAAAGCGACGCGACCGACGTCACCGGCGGGATGGCCGCGAAGGTGCGGGCGCTGCTCGAACTCGAGGCCGAGGCCTCGATCTTCGGGCTCGAGGGACTGGAGCCGTTCCTCGCCGGCGAGAACCCGGGGACGACGATCGAGTGAGATGGCGCTCGAGTCGCGGTATCTCGCGGTGGTTCGGACGCTCACCGAGCGGCTTCCGGAGCATCTCGAGTGGGCGCTCACCGGGAGTACCGCCTTCGCCCTCCAGGGCGTTCCGGTCGAGCCGAACGACGTCGACGTCCAGACGACCGAAGACGGCGCGTACGGGATCGCGGACCGGTTCCCGGAGTCGGTCGTCGACCCGGTCCCGTTCGAGGAGGGCGATCGGATTCGCTCCCACTTCGGCGCCCTCGAACGCCGCGGCGTCCGCGTCGAGATCATGGGCGCGGTACAGAAGCGCGACGCCGACGGAACGTGGGAACTCCCGGTCGACGTCGCCGCCCACCGAACGTTCGCCATGGCGGATGGGACGCGAGTCCCCGTGCTCTCGCTCGAGTACGAGGCGAAGGCCTACGAGCGGCTGGGGCGATCCGAGCGCGCGAAACTGCTCTGTGAGTACGCCGAGACCGACTCGGCGTAGCCGACGACCAACCCACTGCGTTTTTAACACCCGGGCGTGTAGGGATGGATACCGAAACCCGCGGGCAAGTGCGTTCGGGTTCCGCGACGGTTGTCGCGGGACGATCGCTGCGGTTCCGAACGCATAGCGGGATGGCCGACGCGCTGTAAGACGCCGGGGCCGTAATCGACAGTCCGCGGACCGTTTCGATACGCTGGAGTCGATCACGGCTTTCAGTACAACGAACCATGGAAATCGAAATCGCAACAATTGGCGGCTACGAGGAAGTCGGACGGCAGATGACTGCCGTCCGCGCCGGGAACGACGTCGTCATCTTCGACATGGGTCTGAACCTCTCGCAGGTGCTGATCCACGACAACGTCGAAACCGAGCGGATGCACAGTCTCGATCTGATCGACATGGGAGCGATCCCGGACGATCGGATCATGAGCGACTTGGAGGGCGACGTGCAGGCGATCGTCCCCACCCACGGTCACCTGGACCACATCGGAGCGATCAGCAAGCTCGCCCACCGATACGACGCGCCGGTCGTCGCGACGCCGTTCACGATCGAGCTGGTCAAACAGCAGATCGAGAGCGAACAGAAGTTCGGTGTCGAGAACGACCTCGTCAAGATGGACGCCGGCGAGACGATGACGATCGGCGACCACGGGGTCGAACTCGAGTTCGTCAACGTCACCCACTCGATCATCGACGCGATCAACCCGGTCCTTCACACGCCCGAGGGCGCCATCGTCTACGGGCTCGACAAGCGGATGGACCACACGCCGGTCATCGGCGACCCGATCGACATGGAGCGGTTCCGCGAGATCGGTCGTGAGGACGAGGGCGTCCTCTGTTACATCGAGGACTGTACGAACGCGGGGAAGAAGGGTCGGACCCCCAGTGAGAGCGTCGCCCGCGAGCACCTCCGTGACACCCTCTACAGCATGGAGGACTACGACGGCGGCATCGTCGCGACGACGTTCTCCTCCCACATCGCCCGCGTCAAATCGCTCGTCGAGTTCGCCGACGACATCGGTCGCCAGCCCGTCCTGCTCGGCCGATCGATGGAGAAGTACTCCGGCACCGCAGAGCGGCTGGACTTCGTCGACTTCCCGACCGACCTCGGGATGTTCGGCCACCGCAAGTCCGTCGACCGCACGTTCAAGCGGATCATGAACGAGGGCAAGGAGAACTTCCTGCCTATCGTCACGGGCCACCAGGGCGAGCCACGCGCGATGCTCACCCGGATGGCCCGCGGCGAGACGCCCTACGAACTCGAGGGCGGCGACAAGGTCGTCTTCTCGGCCCGCGTCATCCCGGAGCCGACCAACGAGGGCCAGCGCTACCAGGCCGAGAAGTTGCTGGGCATGCAGGGCGCTCGTATCTACGACGACATCCACGTCTCGGGGCACATGAACCAGGAGGGCCACTACGAGATGCTGGACGCTCTGCAGCCCCAGAACGTCATCCCCGCCCACCAGGACCTCGAGCACCTGGCGAAGTACATCGACCTCGCCGAGAACCAGGGCTACGCGCTCGGGCGGGACCTCCACGCGACGCGCAACGGTAACCTGATCCAGCTCGTGGACTGATACTGACATCCATCGATATGACAACCCCCGAGGCACGCGAGGAGGCGGTGCTCGAAGCGGTCCGGAAGCGTCGTCGTCGAGTCAACGAGGCGATTCCCGAGGAGTTGCCGGTCCAGAAACCCGAACGGC of the Halobiforma lacisalsi AJ5 genome contains:
- a CDS encoding thiamine-phosphate synthase family protein, with product MSLVLPSEIVVDRFLPTVRAMLATRLADRGMTQQEIAAELGVTQAAVSKYVSGEGGGDDRFRNHPETVATVDRIADGLAGGEMDGYDALAELLALVRTLEDRGPVCEIHEEEMPELRGLGCDLCVRGLDPDVRAERDVLANVRTAARTLASIPRMADYIPNVGTNVGMALPDPDDETDVAAVPGRIYAMGGRIEIPANPEFGASKHVATAVLAANAVDPDVRGAINVATDDALLERAREAGIEPLEFDADYEDRGDHLRERFAERGTVPPVAYHRGAFGIEPATYVFGGTAVEAAELIESLVADDSR
- the mvk gene encoding mevalonate kinase codes for the protein MAVSSAPGKVYLFGEHAVVYGEPAVPCAIEVRARVGVEQRSDSKLRVHAEDLSLDGFTVEYGGPADGRPDIDASESLVSAAMGYVDEAIQQVRDVTGEDDVGFDVTIESDIPLGAGLGSSAAVVVAAIDAAARELDVTLEIDELAERAYRTEYEVQDGQASRADTFCSATGGAVRVEGDDCRSIDAPDLPIVIGFDGGAGDTGELVAGVRNLREEYEFAADTVEAIGDVVRQGEQALADGDVAEIGRLMDFNHGLLSALGVSSRSLDSMVWAARDADAYGAKLTGAGGGGCIVALDPTEETETALSFTPGCEEAFRAELAEEGVKRLE
- a CDS encoding isopentenyl phosphate kinase codes for the protein MIVLKLGGSVITEKDRAETLDGDALERAADAIETALADDEDEDERLVIVHGGGSFGHHNASEHGVTTTEGTHEAGAVMDIHGAMGTLNRFVLGRLHERDLEAVPVHPLSTASRDDDGDLDLPTTQVRTLLGEGFVPVLHGDVIAHAGTGATIVSGDELVVDLARQLGADRIGLCSTVPGVLDGNDEVIDEIVAFEDAADVLGESDATDVTGGMAAKVRALLELEAEASIFGLEGLEPFLAGENPGTTIE
- a CDS encoding nucleotidyltransferase domain-containing protein, with the translated sequence MALESRYLAVVRTLTERLPEHLEWALTGSTAFALQGVPVEPNDVDVQTTEDGAYGIADRFPESVVDPVPFEEGDRIRSHFGALERRGVRVEIMGAVQKRDADGTWELPVDVAAHRTFAMADGTRVPVLSLEYEAKAYERLGRSERAKLLCEYAETDSA
- a CDS encoding ribonuclease J, which translates into the protein MEIEIATIGGYEEVGRQMTAVRAGNDVVIFDMGLNLSQVLIHDNVETERMHSLDLIDMGAIPDDRIMSDLEGDVQAIVPTHGHLDHIGAISKLAHRYDAPVVATPFTIELVKQQIESEQKFGVENDLVKMDAGETMTIGDHGVELEFVNVTHSIIDAINPVLHTPEGAIVYGLDKRMDHTPVIGDPIDMERFREIGREDEGVLCYIEDCTNAGKKGRTPSESVAREHLRDTLYSMEDYDGGIVATTFSSHIARVKSLVEFADDIGRQPVLLGRSMEKYSGTAERLDFVDFPTDLGMFGHRKSVDRTFKRIMNEGKENFLPIVTGHQGEPRAMLTRMARGETPYELEGGDKVVFSARVIPEPTNEGQRYQAEKLLGMQGARIYDDIHVSGHMNQEGHYEMLDALQPQNVIPAHQDLEHLAKYIDLAENQGYALGRDLHATRNGNLIQLVD